In Rhinolophus ferrumequinum isolate MPI-CBG mRhiFer1 chromosome 25, mRhiFer1_v1.p, whole genome shotgun sequence, the following proteins share a genomic window:
- the LOC117017678 gene encoding LOW QUALITY PROTEIN: olfactory receptor 145-like (The sequence of the model RefSeq protein was modified relative to this genomic sequence to represent the inferred CDS: substituted 1 base at 1 genomic stop codon) yields MPXIRMVAENSSATEFILAGLTDQPGLQSPLFVLFLGFYVFTVVGNLGLIILIGLNSHLHTPMYFFLYNLSFIDFCYSTVITPKMLVSFVSMKNIISYAGCMTQLFFFLFFIVSESFILSAMAYDRYVAICKPLVYTVTMSPQVCLLLLLGVYGMGFAGAMIHIACMVRLTFCADNLVDHYMCDILPLLKLSCTSTHVNELVLFVLVSIDIGVPTVTIFISYALILSSIFCIRSTEGRFKAFSTCSSHIIAVALFFGSGAFMYLRPSSLSPMNQGKVSSLVYTTVVPMLNPVIYSLRNKDVKRALKKTLGKKSFS; encoded by the coding sequence ATGCCTTAAATAAGAATGGTAGCTGAGAATTCTTCTGCGACAGAGTTTATCCTCGCAGGCTTAACAGACCAGCCAGGACTGCAGAGCCCCCTCTTCGTCCTGTTTCTAGGTTTCTACGTGTTCACCGTGGTGGGGAACCTGGGCTTGATAATCCTGATTGGACTGAATTCTCACCTGCACACCCCCATGTACTTTTTCCTCTATAACTTGTCCTTCATAGATTTCTGCTATTCTACCGTTATCACTCCCAAAATGCTGGTGAGTTTTGTCTCAATGAAGAACATCATCTCCTACGCAGGGTGTATGACccagctctttttctttcttttttttattgtctctgaGTCCTTCATCCTGTCAGCGATGGCATATGACCGCTATGTCGCCATCTGTAAGCCCCTGGTGTACACAGTCACCATGTCTCCTCAGGTCTGCTTACTTCTTTTGTTGGGTGTGTATGGGATGGGCTTTGCTGGGGCCATGATCCATATAGCATGCATGGTCAGACTGACCTTCTGTGCCGACAATCTGGTTGATCACTACATGTGTGACATCCTTCCGCTTCTTAAGCTCTCGTGCACCAGCACCCATGTGAATGAGCTAGTACTTTTCGTTCTTGTGAGCATTGATATTGGTGTGCCCACAGTCACCATCTTCATTTCTTATGCCCTCATCCTTTCCAGCATTTTCTGTATTCGTTCTACTGAAGGCAGGTTCAAAGCCTTTAGCACCTGCAGCTCCCACATAATTGCAGTGGCTCTTTTCTTTGGGTCAGGGGCATTCATGTACCTCAGGCCATCTTCTCTCTCACCCATGAACCAGGGGAAAGTGTCCTCCTTGGTCTACACCACTGTGGTGCCCATGCTCAACCCGGTAATCTACAGCCTGAGGAATAAGGACGTCAAACGTGCTCTGAAGAAAACCTTAGGCAAAAAATCATTCTCCTGA